In Thermococcus sp. EP1, the genomic stretch CCCACTAACTTCGAAAGCTCAGCAACGCTGGCTTCTTTGGTATTATAACCTTTCACAAAAACGTTTCCATTGAATTCCCCTTTTATGGAGTGAGGAATTATCCCATTAAATGTTAAACATAGAGTAGATTTTCCACTCCCACTGGCCCCAAGAATACCCAAAAATTCCCCTTTCTTAACCTTCAGGTTTATATCTTTAAGAGAGTAATCTTTGGCCCCAGCATATTTGAAACTTAGTTCTTCTACTCTTATCATCCTTACTTCCTCTCCGCCACTCTTGGTAGCATAAGGGCCAATCCGAATATAAAGACCAGAGTTGAGAATATTTCAAGTCTTCCAATCCACATGTGAAGAATGAGAAGTATCTTCATGTCAAGAGGCAAGGCTGTTGAAGTTATTCCCACACTCAATCCAACGTTTCCCTGAGCTGAAGCAACTTCAAAGAAAGCGTCTGCCAAACTTGCACCAACCCTAACCATTGTCCATACTGTACCCACAAGAAGAAGGGCAATGTAAGTCATCGTAAAACCCAAAACTTCTTGGAGGTCTTCTTCTGTGAATATGTACTCTCCAATTTTCCTTTTAATAACCGCACCCTTTGGGAGTATTGCCTGCTGTATAGTCCATTTTAAAGTTTGGAAAGTTAATGTTATACGGATAAGCTTTATACCACCAGCGGTACTTCCAGCACCTCCACCAACAACCATGAGAAAACCTATAAGGAGTTTAGCCAGCTCTGGATATTTGCTTAAATCGGTGATAGAAAACCCAGTACAAGTAACTGCAGAAACAGCGTGGAAAATTGCTTCCCTAAATGAACTAGCTATTGAAAAACCATTTTGAGTAGTCAGGGCATATCCTATTAAAGCCACAACAGGACTTAAAAAGAAAAACATGTATTTAACTTGAATATCCCTGAAAAATGGAACAAGAGATTTCTCCTTAAACATCTTATAGTGAACCGTGAAGTTTGTGGCACCCATAATCATCAAGAAGATAGTTATGGCCTCTATGCTTAGGCTATTAAAGAAACCTACACTTAGATCATGGGAACTCATACCACCTGTTCCAACTCCTACCATTGAGTGTATCACAGAGTCAAAAAGCCCCATTCCATTTATATAATAGAGATAGACCCCCAAGAGTGTTATAACAGCATAAATTTGGAATATTATTTTCGAGGTATTTGCTAAGTTAGGGAGAATCCTTTCTGTCCTTGCCTCGGCTTTGTAAAGTCTTGCAGCCGCAACCCCTGGACGAATGAGAATTGTAAGAGCAACGAGGACAATTCCAATTCCACCTAACCACTGCATCCAAGCTCTCCAGAAAAGTATTATACGCGGGTAACTTTCCAAGTTGCGCATCATTGTTAACCCTGTACCAGTCCAAGCAGACATACTCTCAAAGTAGGAATCTATAAAACTCATGCCAGCTATCCTCATGAAGGGAACCACACTTACGAGAGATGCGAAAAGCCAAACGAACGCTGCCGATATCATGGCCTGTCTTAAGTTAACATCTTCTACATGTTCCGAATGCCTTGCAAGCCATGCTCCAAATAGGATGCATGCAAGCCCAGGAAGGACAAAGTAATAGACGTATTTCATTTCTTCTACATAAACCCATGTAATCAAGACAGGGATCAAATAGGCGACGCCAATACCTTGAAGAAGTGCTCCAATTAAGTTTCTTATTACAAAGATATCATCTGCAATATTGATGTATTTTCTGACTTCTAGCATTGAGTCACCACATAGTTTAAGGAGAAAAGGGAATTAAAAAATTTTCGAGCGGACTGAGGCGAAGTCTTTTAAAAACGAATTTAAAATTTAAGTCAGGTGGTGACAGTGGAAGAAAAAATTGAGAAACTAGTTGAGGCGGGAAAAATTGCACAACAAGTAAAAAAAGAGGTTTTAGATCTAATAAAACCTGGAGCTTCTCTTTACGAAATTGCTGAATTCGTAGAAAAGAGAATAATTGAACTTGGTGGAAAGCCTGCTTTTCCCTGTAATCTCTCGATTAATGAGATCGCAGCCCATTACACACCTTATATAGGAGATAAAAGCATTTTAAATGAAGGAGATTATCTTAAAGTAGATTTAGGAATTCACATAGATGGTTACATTGCAGATACGGCGTTCACTGTGAGGGTTGGAATGGATGATGATGACCTTATAGAAGCTTCAAAAGAGGCCCTAGAGAATGCAATAAGCGTCATCAAAGCTGGTGTAAGAATAAGTGAAATTGGAAAAGTTATTGAGGAAACCATCAGGGGGTATGGATTTAATCCAATAGTCAACCTAAGCGGGCACGTTATAGAAAAGTACAAACTCCATACAGGAATTTCAATTCCAAACATTTACAGACCTCACGATAATTATGTACTGAAAGAGGGGGATATTGTAGCCATCGAACCATTCGCAACTACAGGTGCAGGTCAAGTTATCGAGACACCACCTACTTTAATATATATGTATATTAGGGATAGACCAGTGAGATTACCACAGGCGAGAAATCTCTTGAAACATGTTAAAAATAATTTCTCAACTTTACCATTTGCTTATAGATGGGTACAAAAGCTTATGCCTGAGACACAGCTTAAACTGGCACTTATTCAGCTGGAAAAAGCTGGTGCTTTATATGGGTACCCAATCTTAAAGGAGATAAGAGGAGGTCTTGTTTCTCAGGCAGAGCATACAGTGGTAGTAGAAAAAGATGGGGTTTTGATAACTACATGATTTTTTAGTTTTTACTCGGCATTGGCGCCGGGGCGGGGATTTGAACCCCGGCGGGACAAAGCCCAGTGGATCTCGAGTCCACCGCCTTCCCTGGCTAGGCTACCCCGGCGCTCCCAATCACCAATTACAACCATATACAAACTCGGCTCAAGATTTAAAGCCAATTTAAGCAACTGTTCTATTGCTCGGCTCATGTTAGCAAATCTCTCCTTAGCAAGTGCCCACACTTCACCATCAATTGTTATCTGATGTCTCTCACGAAGCCTTCTCGGAGTTCCTTTTGTACTATTAGACGCTTTTACACGCTTTCTATGTGTACTGACACTGCCTGACATGTACACATCACCAATTGAAATTTATAAACTCTTCCTATATATATTTTTTGCTCATCTATATAGACATATATATCAATGAACTACCTCAGAAAAGGAAAATTATAAAATCTTGTTGCTAATACTAATTAATGTGGTCCAAGAGAATATTAACCTCTTTATTCATGCTTAATTTTATTGTGATTATGTGTGTTGGATTCGTTGTATTTAGCTTTATCCTTCAATCTAGCCTAACAAAAGAATTCTTGTTTCTAATTAGTTATCCACATCTTGTGGCTGGCATGTTCACACTTATTGTTGAGATTATAACTGCCAAAAAATATCAAGATGAGATAAAAGAGTATCTCGAGTCGATAAATACCTCAAATGAAAGAATGTTTAAGAATTACTTGATTGCGAACGTCTCAATACTAATAGCGAACTTATTCGGACTTTTAGGTTTGCTATTTTCTGAGAAAAACCTAATAGGAATAATATTTTCCCTAACATATCTTTTTATCTTAACTAAGACATTAGCAAAATTGTTTAGCTCTATAAAAGATGAAGAAGACCTAAAACCATTTTATACATTTACTCTGCTTCAAGACTTTGCTCTGAGTGAAATCGAATTTTTTGCTTCAGTGACTATTCTAATTTTATTCTCGACTATTTTGATATTCTCAAGATTTGAATCAATTGTCATCAGTGTCATTGGAAGAGTATTTGGTTTTGTAATTTTAGGAATAACTCTACTTGCAATTTTAATTCACCTTACTAAAAAAGAAACAATTAGAAAGATAGCACAATGTTTGTTGCGAATAAAAACAAATACCATGAAAGACTATGAAAAAATTTGATTTCAATGTTTATATTCTCTATATCAAGAATTTTTTAATTAATTAATTAAAAAACTCCTTAGAAAATAAAACAATATTTCTTAATTCTATATTATGTAACTCTTAGTCGGTGAATATTAAGTTTAAGTATTCACCTCTATTCTTGAAGATACCAAATATAAGAACTTTAAAAGACCAAATAGAACATATTAACTCTTTGTATTACATTCGCAATGTTTTTATATATTAAAAATTATACATAAAAATGACAGGGTTACACCTGTCGAAGATAAAATAAGTGGTGAGAGAGATGGAAGTTGGAGCTATTTTGGCGAGACGTGGTAGACCGCCAAAGTATACAAATCCAAAGATGGTCCATATTTATATGAGTTCTGAGGACTTAGAGGAATTTGACAGACAAAGAGGAAAATTAAGCCGTGCTGACTATTTATCAATTCTGATAAGGAGTAAAGGAAAGAATATCGGTGTCGTGTTAAGAGAGAATGAAGAATTAAAAAGACAGATTAAGAAACTTGAGATGAAAGTTATAGCGTACTCAAAGAAGATACAAAAATATGAAAATATGCTACGAGCTTTAAAGGAGACCAAAATAGATGACAAAAAGAAAAATCTTGAAATTGTCGAGCAAATTAAAAATGAATTAACAAAGCTTGTGGAACTAAAAAATAAACGAAGTAAAGAGTTGAATCCACATAGAATCGAAGAATTAAATAGAGAGATTAAAAAGACTTCAAAAAAGTGTAACCATTTTTTAGAAAAGACACAAGTAGATAAAACGGAGTTCTGGAGACTAGTAAATAGTGGAAATATTGAAGAAGCTATCAAGCTTTTAACTCGTTAATCTTTCATTTTTTAAGTTTTGTTATAGCTTGTGAAGAGTGTGGTTTTTGGTGGTGAAAATGGTGGAAAGTGATAAAATCAGAAAAGAGTACGTGTGTTTAAAGTGTGGTTCCATTTTTGATAGCATTGCAAAAACTCCCAGGTGTCCAGTTTGTAAGAGTAGAAAAGTAGTAGAATCTAAATTTTGGATTAAAACAAAGCAAAAAATTGAGAGCGAGCTAAAAACGAAACAAAAATTAGAGTTTAACATGACTAATGAACTGGTTAAACCTAGTGAAGAAGGGGATTTAACCCGTGGAAAACCGAGTGAAACCACGGTGAAATTAATGGTGAAAGGAGAAAATAAGGTGAAAAAGGGTGATTCACCAGGTGAAGTTGAAGCGGTTAAGGGTGAGAGTGTGGTGGTAAATAATAATGACGGGTTTAAACTGGGTGAAAAACCACTTGTAACCGGGGAAAATGAAGTGGTTTTTAGTGGTTCTCCAAAACCACCAGAGGGTGAAAGTAAGGGTGAAACACTAAAACTTAGAGGTTCTAATGGGATAAGTATCTCAACCTTTTTCATTAAGATCATGGTATTTCTTGGAATTATAACCTTGGCCTACTGGAAGCGCAAGGAGATATGGAACTTCATAAACTCTTTGTTTGGAAGAGAAGAGGATCAGTCAACTTTATCTTACTATTGAAGACCACTAAGAGGTGGCTAACACGATAAGAACTAATGAGGAAAATGAAATAATAGATAAAGTATTGGACTGGAGCCTAGACAATCCATTTACTTTCACCTTAATATCTCTTGGACTCCTTTATCTAGGCTATAAGATATCCAAAGCGTTGTTCTATCCTATCCAGGCATTAAACATAATCCTGCAGTTGATAGAGAGATTCAAGTAAGCATGACAAAAATATTCTCCCAAGTTCTCATTCCGAGTGGTTCTCTATAGCCTTTTTTACAACTTTTCCCAGCAGGAGTGTAAGAATATTTTCAAATTTTCTACTAACATCTCCATTCAGTTCATAAAGTGTGCTTAATGTTTTAACTATTATGTTAGACCTAATCTTTCCATAACCTTTTCAATTAATTCTTCTCCTTCGTTATTTTTACCATGATACCTACTTACATACAGTGGTACAAAACCTGTCTGTCTTATGGAATATGACTTAACTCTCCTTACTTTAGACTTGAGATATTTTCGAAATAACTTATTAGAAGTAGAAAAATTCCGTATAGCATTATAAGTCACATTAGAGACGTAATCAACAAGTTGTAGTCCAAAAGAATATTTAGAAACCTCAAATGCTACTGAATCTTTTATTCGGGAATACTTCTCAAAGTATTTAGGATTAAAAAAGATATCATTATACACGGCAGACAATTCCTTAAAAAGACCTTCATCATAAATGATTATTCCGTACTCTTCACGTTCTCTTAGACAATCTTCGATTCTTAGCATTATTGTTCTAAGGAAATCTTTTTCAATTTCATTTTGAGGTTTAAAAGTAGTATCAAAGAAATAAGTCCAAACAATGATGATGCAAGTGCTTTCAGGTAATAAAGCTAGACTTTTTTCGAAAAATTCGAGATAGTGAGCATATCCTTTATTTTCCGTACTTAGCCACGGTTTTTCTTTAACAAGATTCTCGTATTTCTTTTTCTGTTTTTTGTATCCTTCTTCATTGGCTATTTCTAAATATCTTTTTAATGTCCAAAGATCTGCAGCTTTTAGCTCATCATTTAAGGGTATGCCATACTCATTTTTTAGGTTGAAAAATGCTTCAGAAGCGTTGAAGTACTCTCTCTCTGGAATCACAAGTGCACTTCTTAAGTAATAACCTCCTTTTTTAACCTGTCCACTTTCATCTGAGAAAATAAATAAAACCACATTCAACACCTAGTAATTATGGAAACTAAAGATTAATATTTTTTATTGTTCTTTCGTCATGACACACCAAATTGACCCAAAAAATTGAAAATTAACCTACTACTATTCTAGGTAAATGTTTAAAGTAAGATCTTTATCTAGTTGAACAAGTTCTATTTTAGCCAATCTACTAATGTTACCGCATAATTCAGCTTCAATCTTGTTTTTAAGTAATCTAAGTATGGAGTATTGAACTATCTCATCATTTTCCCAGTACTGTACAAAATTCTTTAGTTTTATTTTAACAGGTTTTCCTTTTTTCAGTGGCTTGTTTAATCCAAACATTTTATTAATCTCACATTCCAGTTTTTGGAGGTATTCTTCATAATCATTCCTGGTTTTGTTTCTTGGATATTGTCCAACTTTACTAAACTTAAGTTCGATTGAGCCATTCTTGGAAATTTTTTCTAGCTTATATAGAGTTATCTCTTCCTTATTCCATACTTCCAACCATTTGTCTAATGTACAGATTGGCAATTTCTGATCTATCATATAGATTGTATCATCAATTTTTACACCAGTAGCAACGTGACTAAAGAATTTTGCAAAATAAACCTCTGGATATAGATTAAGAAGTAATGAAGCTGTGAATCTGGCATAATCTCTACAAATTGCCTGTTTATATTCCAAAATTTTACAAGGATCCACACTGCCTAGCAAGTTAATCGTATCCAATATTTTTTTCGATATTTTTTTAATACGTTTTCGTAAAGATTTTTCGTTCCGATAGAAATTTGTGTAGCTGATTAACAAATAAAACAATAGAAATAATGGAATACCAAAAAATAATACTGCAAGGAAAAACACTAACAAAAATGGCAATTTTTTAAGAACAATGAGGATGACTAAAACAACAAATACTAGTATCCATATAAACAAAAATTTTGCTGAAATCCATCGTTCTTTCCAGTATTCAATGTTTCGATGTTGCCACTCTAAAATATTTGCAAGTGTTTCCTTATCAGATTCTCCTTTTAATTTGTTTACCACCTTTTTTATGTGTTCATCACTTATATCAGAGAGAGTTGGACAAAACTGTTTTTTATCTATCTGCTCTGATAACATAGTCCAACACTCTTTATTTATGTTATTTCTCTTTGTTTTTATATTTTATCAAAATTTTAGGTTTCTTGAGTCTAATAGATTAATCTAAAATATCTACGTTGCATGCATAAATAAAGAACAAAAAAGAAACTAAAGTTCTAAAATATGTAAAGCTTTCTTTAGATCATCAATTAAGTAATAATAGATTCTAACGGCATTTTGGACATTTTGTCTGTAATTTCTACCACCAACGCTTTTTGGTGCTCTACCTTGAAGGAACTCAATTAAGTGTGCTGAATCTGCAGGTGGATTTGGAACTTTGGACATAACATTATTGTTCAAGAAGTTTTGAACGAATTTTCTAAACAAAGCAAAATCTTTGGCTTTATCTGAATTGTTTAGCATTTCATCTTTTCTTATGGAATTTGATGTCAATCTATAACTGCTTTTCTGATATGTAATTAAGTCATCAACTAATTCAATTGGAAAGACGGCAACATAGCCTCTTTTGGTTTCGTGCTTTCTTGATGGAATCTTAACTCTTTCCAAGTCATAAACTGCTATCTTCTTTTTCCATTCTTTTGGCAAGTCAAAGGCTTCAAAGGTTTCATCAATGACCTTTGGATTGAACTGGTTCATTAATGCTAAAACTTCCTTTCCTCTCAATCCAGTAAAGGCTAAAAGCTTCAAAAACAGTCGCCTTGCATGTATGATTTCTGGTTTTGTTCCTTTAACGTCTTTGATTATGTTCACAATATCTTTGGCTTTGATTATTTTTTCTGTTTCTGGTCTTGCTTTGCTTTTGATGTTTGGAATTACGGCTTTGAAATCAATGCTTTCGCTTTTCTTTACCTTTCCTTTTTCTACTAAGAAGTTGATGTAGCTTCTTATTGCATTGTAGGCATGTCTGTCTGGATTTCCAGATTTTGTTGGTGGTATTGATTCAATGAGTTTTCTTAGTTCTGCTGGTGTGTTGGCTTTTTTGCCTTTCAAGTATTTGTCTAATTTGCTTATGTATTTTGAAGCCATTGATGGTGTTGTTTCTTTTATCCATTTGATGTATTCTTTTCTATCTCTTTCATAGTCAATTTTATGTGGTGTTGCTTTGGAAGGCTCTAAAGCCTTTGAAAAAATGTCTTCCTCTTGGTGTGGCTCAATTCTTTCAATGGCTTCTTTAGAAGTGTCCATTTTGTTAAAGCGGAGTATCTCGAGTCCACCGCCTTCCCTGGCTAGGCTACCCCGGCGCTCGAAGTATACTACCAAAAAGGCCCTTATAAACATTGCTCACAAGAATAAAAAGATCAAATAGAAAAAAGAATATAAAGTGGAAAATCACTTCTTCTCGTCGCATGAAGCTAATCCATAAATAAGCAGGAGTGGAAAGTCCTCTAACCCGATTTTTCCTTCAAGTAACTTTTTTCTGATGAGCTCTCTAAGATCCACCACATATATCACCTCCGGCCACGAGAAAAGCTGTGGATTTATAAATTTTCGTGAATCAAAATAGGTCCCGATGTATACAAAAGTGCATTAAATAATAAAAATGAAAAGCCCTTAAGATCAACAAACTCTAGGCACTGGATCTCCAACAGGTGGCTCCAAGAATCTCTTTCCACCTATACCCGTCTCAAGAAGGACCCTTCCAATATATTGATCAGTCACTTCCCCTATTATGACCGCGTCCCTTCCAAGTTTGGTCTTTCTCATAGCCTCCAATGCATCTTCAGCAAACTCTCTATCAACTATCATTACAACTTTCCCTTCGTTTGCCACTTCATAGGGGTTTATGCCGAGCATATCACTTGCAGCCCTTACTTCAGGCCTCACTGGAATATCACTCTCCCTTACAAGAATTCCAACATTGCTCTTTCTTGCTATCTCATTTAAGGCATTGCTTAGCCCACCTCTCGTGGGATCTTTCATTGCGTGGATATGCTCCCACCCTATAACTTTTGCAACGCTCTTTACAACTTCCCATATCGGTGCCACATCACTTTTCAACTCTGTTTCAAAGCCTATGCCCTCTCTATGGCTCATTAAGGCTATCCCGTGATCTCCCACAGTACCACTTATTAAAACAACATCTCCTATTTTTGCCCCTGAATCACTTATTGGTCTTTCAGCTACTCCAATTCCCGCGGTGATTACAAATATTCCGATTTTATCTTCCACAACTTTTGTATCTCCAGTCACTATCGGAACGGGCACCTCTTGAGCAGTTTCATCCATTGATTTTAAGATCCTCTCAAAGTCTTTACCATCAAACCCTTCCTGAATTATCATTGAATTCGCTAAAGCCAAAGGCTCCGCTCCCATGACGGCCAAGTCATTCACCGTGCCACTTACTGCTAGTCTTCCCACGTCTCCTCCAGGGAAAAATAGGGGCTTAACTGTGTGACCATCTATGGTAAATACTAAATGTTTGTCTCCAAAAGGAATTGTTGCTCCATCATCCAAAGCCTCTAACCCGATTCCACCAGCCGAGTTCAGAGTTACATTCTTTAAAATGACCTCTTTAATGAGCTCCCCCATTAATTCTCCACCAGCTCCATGTTCCAGCTTAATTTTCATAAATTATCACCCTCTAAGCTTGATTTTGTTTATACTTTGCCTGCTCTTTATAACCAACAGATAGTTTAAATACTTTCTGAAAGAGGCATTTTTGAAAGTCATTTTAAGCCTCGTTTTTAACCCATATTCGAAGGAGCAACCTATAAAATAGATATGTAGAAACCAAAGGATAAATTAAACTCAGTAAGTGAATACCATAGTAGGAAACATACCCAACATATGGGACAGAAATGAGGAGTTTTCCTATTATATCCTCTTTGTTCACATACCAAGCGTCGATATACCCTCTGTTGTCCCCTTTTGTCATGTAAATAATTTGCCCCTCTCGCTCTTTTATGTCTATTACTCTATGGAGCACTTTGTATTTCTTTTTCGAAAGTTCTACCTCGTAAAGAATAACATCGCCAATCTTAATATCACTCTCTGGAGAGACTATCACTAAGGAAAAGGGACTTATTCCTGGTTCCATGGAATCTGTTAAAACCACCACACTTTTAAATCCAAGCAGGTGAAGAAGAATGAACAGTATTAATGCAGAAAACAGAATATAGGCTAAGAAGCTTTCCAAGAAGTTTCTCATTTTCCACACCTCAAAAAATTAAAAGAGATCAAAGAATTTATGGCCCTTGAACAACTACAGCGAGATTTTCTACTTGGCTTATTTGGACTTGTGTTGGAAATGTTAACGTGATATAACTCCCTGCTGTTAAAATTGAGTTGATAGTATAACTCCCAACTGCAAGTAAATTACTTGAATTATCATAAAGCTTCACATAAATTGTTGAACCTGCTGAAACGTCCTTATCAAATGAAACCTCTACTCCCGTTATATAATCAGGATTAGTACTGTTGAGCAAGAATTTAATGTTTCCGTTATCCACAGGAGAAGTCACCGGAGCAGAACCTTCACCAATGTTTTGAACATTTAGGTTTATCACTGGGACTGCCAAGGCAACGTTTACCAACAAAAATGCAAAAGCCGACAACATCGCCAAAACTCTCTTATTTTCGCCCAACAATTTCATTTCTTTCATTCTATCACCTCCCCGTTGTTTAACAGAATTAGGCTGAATAGATTTCTTTAAAAATTTATCCAACGACAAATAGTAAGAGACCAACGATTTATATTAATAAACATTCCCAAACCTCATTTAGCTACTTAAACCAAAATTTGTCATAAGGTTTATAACGGCAGAAAAACGTCGGATGTAGTGGGAAAATCATGAAAAGGAACATATTAGCCTTTATGATTTTCATACTTTTATTGCTATGTTCTCTTGCTTTTTCCTATACTTATATCCACCTAGCTTCTCAGCAACTTGGAGAAGGGAGAGTTTATATATGCAAACTTCCAGTTAATTTGTTACTTTTCGAAGCAAATAAAGAGTATTCCACAAAGATCCTAGTAGACCCACAAACAGTGCCACTCTGGAATAGAAAGGGGAAAGTGTATGTAACTTCAGATAAAAATGGCACCAACCCTCTATATTACTGGGTCGAAAACTCTACTACAGTTCTAGTTAGCGTTCCTCCAACTAATAATACAATCATTAAAATTTTCATCTGGTACTGTGCTCTTGAGAACCCCTATCAAGAATATGAGAACAATACAAAGTTCTTGGAGATTTACGAACTCCCCTATTCTCTTGAGAACACTACAGTATACCTTAAGTTCGAATAAAAAAGAGTTAAAGTATGAGATCTTCTCTGGTTAAATATCCCTCTAAGTAGAGGCCTCCAAGGAATGCTTGACCAACATTTATGCCGTTGTCCCCCCTTGGCACCTCGTGAGTAGTGTAAAACCTAAGACCATTGCTCTCCACTATCTTTCTAATAGTCTTGACGATCAGCTCATTGTACGCCACCCCACCGCTGAGGGCTACGTTTTTAATACCGAACTCCTTGGCTTTCTCAACCGTTACTTCTCCAAAGGCCCTTCCCAAAGCCAAGTGAACGGAATATGCAATATCTGCAGGATTTGCTTTGCTTTCTAAAACCTGTCTAAAGAGTTCTTCAATCTTGAGTTCTTCTCCCTCAACTGGAACTCTGAATCCTAGATCGTTCTTTCCTCTAAATGCAACACCTTCCAGCTTCATCGCAGGTTCTCCCTCGTAAGTCCTCCTATAGGCAACATTAAGAAGAACTGCGAATGCATCAAGAACTCTTCCCGTAGAGGAGGCGTAGCTAACGTTTATGTCCCTAGCAAGCTGATTTAGGATAACATTGAACTCGACCTTACCATACCTTAAATTATCAATGGCCCTTGGGCAGCACCTTTTGACAAGCTCTTCTATCTCCTCTACACTGTATATCTTGTTTAAAATACCAACCAGAGCCCTAAGTGGGTAATAACTAGCTAAATCGCCACCAGGAAGAGAATAGTAACTAATATGTGCCAGCCTTTCAACGTCTTCATAACTGAGGTAGATAACTTCCCCACCCCAGGTGTGCCCATCGCTTCCATAGCCAACTCCATCCAAAGCTATGCCTATAACTCCATCAAGTTTATTTTCGGCCATTACGGAGGCAACGTGAGCATAATGGTGTTGAACTTGAAGGAACTCCACCCCTTCCTCTTCCGCTATTTCCATGGCGAGCTTTGTGGTGTTGTAAAGAGGATGCAGATCAGCGACAATCAAGTCCAAGTTTTTAACTCTGAGAATCTTCTTGAAGTGCGATATAGCTCCCCTCATAAACTCCAGCACTTCAACCTTTGAAGTGTTCCCTATGTATTGGCTTGGATAAACCTTGGAGTTCTTTGCAATACCAAAGGCATTCATAAGTTCTGCCCCAACTGCTAGTCCATTATATTCAAATGGAATTTCAATAGGCAATGGCACAAACCCTCTGCTTCTTCTTATTACAGCTCTCTTTCCATCGACAAATCTTATCACGCTATCATCGGTTCTGTTGAGTATTTTCCTATTGTGAAGAAGGAAATAATCGGCCAGCTCTTTCAATTCTCTAAATGCCGTTTCATTATCTATAACCATTGGCATTCCAGGGTAATTTGCGGAGGTCATGACATAAACCGGACTCTTTGAGTAGTGGAAAAGTATATAATGTGTTCCAGCATACGGGAGCATGACCCCTATTGTTGGAAGCCCTGGAGCCAGTGCCTCAGGTAATGGAAACGGTTCTTTTTTTCTCAAAGCTACTATTGGCTTTCTGTATCCTAAAATTTCTTCCTTCTCAACTTCGTTTACTATGGCAAAGCTCTCAACGGTCTCCAGATCCTTAGCCATTATAGCAAAGGGCTGTTCAGGCCTGAGAATTCTCTTCCTAAGTTCTCTTACAGCTTCCTCATTTGTGGCATCACACGCTATGTGTATTCCACCA encodes the following:
- a CDS encoding TrkH family potassium uptake protein, coding for MLEVRKYINIADDIFVIRNLIGALLQGIGVAYLIPVLITWVYVEEMKYVYYFVLPGLACILFGAWLARHSEHVEDVNLRQAMISAAFVWLFASLVSVVPFMRIAGMSFIDSYFESMSAWTGTGLTMMRNLESYPRIILFWRAWMQWLGGIGIVLVALTILIRPGVAAARLYKAEARTERILPNLANTSKIIFQIYAVITLLGVYLYYINGMGLFDSVIHSMVGVGTGGMSSHDLSVGFFNSLSIEAITIFLMIMGATNFTVHYKMFKEKSLVPFFRDIQVKYMFFFLSPVVALIGYALTTQNGFSIASSFREAIFHAVSAVTCTGFSITDLSKYPELAKLLIGFLMVVGGGAGSTAGGIKLIRITLTFQTLKWTIQQAILPKGAVIKRKIGEYIFTEEDLQEVLGFTMTYIALLLVGTVWTMVRVGASLADAFFEVASAQGNVGLSVGITSTALPLDMKILLILHMWIGRLEIFSTLVFIFGLALMLPRVAERK
- the map gene encoding type II methionyl aminopeptidase, with product MEEKIEKLVEAGKIAQQVKKEVLDLIKPGASLYEIAEFVEKRIIELGGKPAFPCNLSINEIAAHYTPYIGDKSILNEGDYLKVDLGIHIDGYIADTAFTVRVGMDDDDLIEASKEALENAISVIKAGVRISEIGKVIEETIRGYGFNPIVNLSGHVIEKYKLHTGISIPNIYRPHDNYVLKEGDIVAIEPFATTGAGQVIETPPTLIYMYIRDRPVRLPQARNLLKHVKNNFSTLPFAYRWVQKLMPETQLKLALIQLEKAGALYGYPILKEIRGGLVSQAEHTVVVEKDGVLITT
- a CDS encoding DUF3800 domain-containing protein, which gives rise to MLNVVLFIFSDESGQVKKGGYYLRSALVIPEREYFNASEAFFNLKNEYGIPLNDELKAADLWTLKRYLEIANEEGYKKQKKKYENLVKEKPWLSTENKGYAHYLEFFEKSLALLPESTCIIIVWTYFFDTTFKPQNEIEKDFLRTIMLRIEDCLREREEYGIIIYDEGLFKELSAVYNDIFFNPKYFEKYSRIKDSVAFEVSKYSFGLQLVDYVSNVTYNAIRNFSTSNKLFRKYLKSKVRRVKSYSIRQTGFVPLYVSRYHGKNNEGEELIEKVMERLGLT
- a CDS encoding transglutaminase-like domain-containing protein, whose product is MLSEQIDKKQFCPTLSDISDEHIKKVVNKLKGESDKETLANILEWQHRNIEYWKERWISAKFLFIWILVFVVLVILIVLKKLPFLLVFFLAVLFFGIPLFLLFYLLISYTNFYRNEKSLRKRIKKISKKILDTINLLGSVDPCKILEYKQAICRDYARFTASLLLNLYPEVYFAKFFSHVATGVKIDDTIYMIDQKLPICTLDKWLEVWNKEEITLYKLEKISKNGSIELKFSKVGQYPRNKTRNDYEEYLQKLECEINKMFGLNKPLKKGKPVKIKLKNFVQYWENDEIVQYSILRLLKNKIEAELCGNISRLAKIELVQLDKDLTLNIYLE
- a CDS encoding integrase, yielding MFIRAFLVVYFERRGSLAREGGGLEILRFNKMDTSKEAIERIEPHQEEDIFSKALEPSKATPHKIDYERDRKEYIKWIKETTPSMASKYISKLDKYLKGKKANTPAELRKLIESIPPTKSGNPDRHAYNAIRSYINFLVEKGKVKKSESIDFKAVIPNIKSKARPETEKIIKAKDIVNIIKDVKGTKPEIIHARRLFLKLLAFTGLRGKEVLALMNQFNPKVIDETFEAFDLPKEWKKKIAVYDLERVKIPSRKHETKRGYVAVFPIELVDDLITYQKSSYRLTSNSIRKDEMLNNSDKAKDFALFRKFVQNFLNNNVMSKVPNPPADSAHLIEFLQGRAPKSVGGRNYRQNVQNAVRIYYYLIDDLKKALHILEL
- the hypE gene encoding hydrogenase expression/formation protein HypE; its protein translation is MKIKLEHGAGGELMGELIKEVILKNVTLNSAGGIGLEALDDGATIPFGDKHLVFTIDGHTVKPLFFPGGDVGRLAVSGTVNDLAVMGAEPLALANSMIIQEGFDGKDFERILKSMDETAQEVPVPIVTGDTKVVEDKIGIFVITAGIGVAERPISDSGAKIGDVVLISGTVGDHGIALMSHREGIGFETELKSDVAPIWEVVKSVAKVIGWEHIHAMKDPTRGGLSNALNEIARKSNVGILVRESDIPVRPEVRAASDMLGINPYEVANEGKVVMIVDREFAEDALEAMRKTKLGRDAVIIGEVTDQYIGRVLLETGIGGKRFLEPPVGDPVPRVC